From a region of the Myxococcus stipitatus genome:
- a CDS encoding aldehyde dehydrogenase family protein, with protein sequence MLAESYPYYLANEPRRPNTDLPVTDKYTGEVVTRVALADAAAVEEAIAAAVRATGPMRRMPPHARRAVLEHCVRRFRERAEELALALCIEAGKPLRDARAEVVRLIETFQAAADEAVRGGGEVLTLEVSARAEGYRGFTQRVPVGPVSLITPFNFPLNLVAHKVAPAIAAGCPFVLKPSDRTPVSAMLLAEVLAQTALPKGAFSVLPTRLEDVGPFIEDERFKLLSFTGSEKVGWALKARAGRKKVVLELGGNAACVVDREPGESLDVIADRVAQGAFFQSGQSCISVQRVLIHASHYEALREKLVARARALRAGNPRDEATTLGPMIDEPAAKRLQGWIDSAVARGARVLVGGRREGALLEATVVEGVPPDEPLSAEEAFGPVVVLQPFETFDEALRMVNDGRYGLQAGLFTRDLARAMQAWDELEVGGVVVGDVPSFRVDTMPYGGVKGSGLGREGVKYAIEDMTEPRLLVLRRASSPDA encoded by the coding sequence ATGCTGGCTGAGAGCTACCCGTACTACCTGGCCAACGAGCCCCGGCGGCCCAACACGGACCTGCCCGTCACCGACAAGTACACCGGAGAGGTCGTCACGCGCGTGGCGCTCGCGGACGCCGCCGCGGTGGAGGAGGCCATCGCCGCCGCGGTGCGCGCCACGGGCCCCATGCGCCGGATGCCGCCGCACGCGCGGCGGGCCGTCCTGGAGCACTGCGTGAGGCGCTTCCGCGAGCGCGCGGAGGAGCTGGCGCTGGCGCTGTGCATCGAGGCGGGCAAGCCGCTGCGCGACGCCCGCGCGGAGGTGGTGCGCCTCATCGAGACCTTCCAGGCCGCGGCGGACGAGGCGGTGCGAGGAGGGGGAGAGGTCCTCACGCTGGAGGTGTCCGCCCGCGCGGAGGGCTACCGGGGCTTCACCCAGCGCGTCCCGGTGGGGCCCGTCTCGCTCATCACCCCGTTCAACTTCCCGCTCAACCTGGTGGCGCACAAGGTGGCGCCGGCCATCGCCGCGGGCTGCCCGTTCGTGCTCAAGCCGTCCGACCGCACGCCGGTGAGCGCCATGCTGCTGGCGGAGGTGCTCGCGCAGACGGCCCTCCCGAAGGGCGCGTTCTCCGTCCTGCCCACGCGGCTGGAGGACGTGGGGCCCTTCATCGAGGATGAGCGCTTCAAGCTGCTGTCCTTCACCGGCTCGGAGAAGGTGGGCTGGGCACTCAAGGCGCGCGCGGGACGCAAGAAGGTGGTGCTGGAGCTGGGCGGCAACGCGGCGTGCGTGGTGGACCGCGAGCCCGGTGAGTCCCTGGACGTCATCGCGGACCGGGTGGCTCAGGGCGCCTTCTTCCAGTCCGGCCAGAGCTGCATCTCCGTGCAGCGCGTGCTCATCCACGCCTCGCACTACGAGGCGCTGCGCGAGAAGCTCGTCGCCCGGGCCAGGGCCTTGCGCGCGGGGAATCCCCGCGACGAGGCCACCACGCTCGGGCCGATGATCGACGAGCCGGCCGCGAAGCGGTTGCAGGGGTGGATCGACAGCGCGGTGGCGCGGGGCGCGCGCGTGCTCGTGGGAGGGCGCCGCGAGGGCGCGCTGCTGGAGGCGACGGTGGTGGAGGGCGTGCCACCCGACGAGCCGCTCAGCGCGGAGGAGGCATTCGGCCCGGTCGTCGTGCTCCAGCCCTTCGAGACCTTCGACGAGGCGCTGCGCATGGTGAACGACGGGCGCTACGGCCTCCAGGCGGGCCTCTTCACCCGTGACCTGGCGCGGGCGATGCAGGCCTGGGACGAGCTGGAGGTGGGGGGCGTCGTCGTCGGGGACGTGCCGAGCTTCCGCGTCGACACCATGCCCTACGGCGGTGTGAAGGGTTCGGGGCTGGGCCGCGAGGGCGTCAAGTACGCCATCGAGGACATGACCGAGCCGAGGCTGCTCGTCCTGCGCCGCGCGTCGTCACCGGACGCGTGA